In Paenibacillus phoenicis, one genomic interval encodes:
- a CDS encoding phasin family protein — MSDLLKKAISLGWGLTIMSKEKIESIVDDLVKRGELAPSESKQLVEKLIERGSEEQSKFKELVNEQVRSALQNMGLATAKEVEELTRRVAELEIQLAELQQP, encoded by the coding sequence ATGAGCGATTTACTGAAAAAAGCGATTTCGCTGGGTTGGGGTTTGACGATCATGAGCAAGGAGAAGATCGAAAGCATCGTCGATGATTTGGTAAAACGCGGAGAGCTGGCCCCTTCCGAATCAAAACAGCTGGTGGAGAAGCTGATTGAACGCGGCAGCGAAGAGCAAAGCAAGTTCAAAGAGCTGGTGAATGAGCAGGTTCGGTCCGCGTTGCAGAACATGGGCTTGGCCACGGCAAAAGAGGTAGAGGAGTTGACACGGCGGGTAGCGGAGCTGGAAATTCAGCTCGCCGAGCTGCAGCAGCCTTAA
- a CDS encoding GerAB/ArcD/ProY family transporter — translation MKITKRQITLLGVLYIGSISYLHTYTLATQAAHQHAVISYIMSGLICLVSLWLVSTTLKRFSDRNLLQAMAGRFPVFGRALLVIYLLFLLFICARDIRIISDFTNTVLLNRTPVPILGLMVTATAVYICQGGIRAFLGLSEIYIPIFIASMFIGVLVLMRDLNFTYLVPYFSPDWSGIMEGTWYVFPYQAEILVLPLVISGKYYKAIAGYVSLVIGTVLMVVLLLITQMVLGIPLVERLIHPSYEMIRQIQITDFIDRFDLLLLGFWYPTALSKIAFDLYVLCYTLQIVVPKLSGRLMTAPAGALAFACSVWFFKNALQLFHFNFVLPLIGFIFYLVFPILFFAVLRPRRNKPEPKAG, via the coding sequence ATGAAAATTACCAAACGGCAAATCACTCTGCTTGGGGTCCTGTACATCGGATCGATATCGTATCTGCATACGTACACTTTAGCGACTCAAGCGGCTCACCAGCACGCCGTCATCAGCTATATAATGAGCGGGCTGATTTGCCTTGTGTCGTTGTGGTTGGTCTCCACGACGCTGAAGCGATTCTCTGATCGCAATTTGTTGCAGGCGATGGCCGGCAGGTTTCCTGTTTTCGGCAGGGCCCTGCTGGTCATCTACCTCTTGTTTCTGCTGTTTATATGTGCAAGAGACATCCGAATTATCTCGGATTTCACCAATACCGTGCTGCTCAATCGGACGCCGGTCCCGATTCTCGGATTGATGGTGACCGCAACGGCGGTTTACATCTGTCAGGGAGGCATTCGGGCCTTTTTGGGACTCAGCGAAATTTACATACCGATTTTTATCGCCTCCATGTTTATTGGTGTTTTGGTATTGATGCGTGATCTAAACTTCACATACTTAGTACCTTATTTCTCACCGGATTGGTCTGGGATTATGGAGGGAACCTGGTATGTCTTCCCCTATCAGGCTGAAATTCTGGTGCTTCCGCTCGTGATTTCCGGTAAATACTACAAGGCAATTGCAGGCTACGTCAGCTTGGTCATAGGCACCGTCTTGATGGTGGTACTGTTGCTGATAACGCAGATGGTTTTGGGGATCCCTTTGGTCGAAAGATTGATTCACCCCAGTTACGAGATGATCCGTCAAATTCAGATCACCGATTTTATCGACCGCTTCGATTTGCTGCTTTTGGGTTTCTGGTATCCGACGGCCTTGAGTAAGATCGCATTCGATCTCTATGTGCTGTGTTACACCTTGCAAATCGTCGTCCCCAAGCTGTCCGGCCGGCTGATGACAGCTCCCGCCGGCGCGCTGGCCTTTGCCTGCTCCGTCTGGTTCTTTAAAAATGCGCTGCAGCTCTTTCACTTTAACTTCGTGCTTCCGTTGATCGGCTTCATCTTTTACCTTGTCTTTCCGATCCTGTTCTTTGCGGTGCTGCGACCACGCCGAAATAAACCGGAACCGAAGGCAGGCTAA
- a CDS encoding uroporphyrinogen-III synthase gives MARRLEGKRVALTGPRRAEELGKLVENMGGIPLYRPAQGTVLLDDQALRSGIVDWVEHPPDWSIFTTGMGLDALFDMAQDMGVADQLLERLREENIAARGYKTVNALKKRGLTPIVRDDDGSTEGLIRGLAQHELRGASVLLQLHGDPAPRLVAWLEEQGASCRQLLPYKHIAPPEAELEKLLSDILAGEIDAVTFTSGPQVRFLMEHAERQGQLDALLEVLKGPVLAVAVGKVTAAGLYEAGVPRVLAPKEERMGSMMVELARYYAGEAEPLFAAPSGGDEQRA, from the coding sequence ATGGCACGGAGACTGGAAGGGAAAAGAGTTGCGTTGACCGGGCCCCGTCGGGCAGAGGAACTAGGCAAGCTGGTTGAGAACATGGGAGGTATCCCGCTGTACCGTCCGGCACAGGGAACCGTGTTGCTCGACGATCAGGCGTTGCGAAGCGGTATTGTCGATTGGGTGGAGCATCCGCCGGATTGGTCGATTTTTACGACGGGGATGGGGTTGGATGCGCTGTTCGATATGGCCCAGGATATGGGCGTCGCCGATCAATTGTTGGAGCGCCTTCGAGAGGAGAACATTGCCGCTCGGGGCTACAAGACGGTTAACGCTCTGAAAAAACGGGGGCTAACCCCGATCGTCCGCGACGATGACGGCAGTACGGAAGGCCTCATTCGCGGGTTAGCGCAACATGAATTGCGCGGAGCGAGCGTGTTGTTGCAGCTGCACGGTGATCCGGCGCCCCGCCTGGTCGCTTGGTTAGAGGAGCAAGGGGCGAGCTGCCGCCAGTTGCTGCCCTACAAGCATATTGCGCCTCCCGAAGCGGAGTTAGAGAAGTTGTTGAGCGATATTTTGGCCGGGGAAATTGATGCTGTGACGTTTACAAGCGGACCGCAGGTGCGCTTTCTGATGGAGCACGCGGAGCGTCAGGGGCAACTTGACGCTTTGCTGGAGGTGCTGAAAGGCCCGGTATTAGCGGTGGCTGTGGGCAAAGTGACGGCAGCCGGTCTATACGAAGCCGGGGTGCCCCGGGTGCTGGCTCCCAAGGAAGAACGGATGGGCAGCATGATGGTTGAGTTGGCCCGTTATTATGCGGGTGAAGCCGAACCGCTCTTTGCAGCCCCAAGCGGCGGAGATGAACAACGAGCCTAA